The Tigriopus californicus strain San Diego chromosome 10, Tcal_SD_v2.1, whole genome shotgun sequence region CAAAAGCCGTGGGAGGCTTATGGTAGACCGAGGCCAACGAGGCAATATGACAGATCAATTCATCCAGCAGAGTCGGCTCGATCAGGTCGGTCTCTTCCGAAATCAGAGGCTTTTCGGCCAAAACCACCTCTTTTGCCGCGGCCGGGTCCGTGGAGAGTAATCGCCAATAGATGAAGCCTCGATCGCGTAGATCCGGATTGTCCGAATCTTGAGTAGCCAAAGACAAGACCTGAAAGGGATGAGAGTGGTCCATTGGTCGACTGGTTGTGCTTGGGCGGGCTAATAACTGCATACCTGTTGCACAAGCTCTTGAGTATCGGTAGGTCGCTTCAAGAAAAGCTTCACAATTGCCGTGAGTAATTGGAGCTGCACTTGGGTATTCTCATCCTGGAATGAGTCCAAGAAGCTCTCCAAGAGCTCGTCGGCGTTATCGATTCTCTCGGCGTATTCGCCAATGATCCAAATCATGGAAGCTCGAGCCTCAGGCTCATCCAAAGTGTCTAAATTCTCGCATAGAGTGGCGATGATGCTTTCGTACTTGTTGGGATATTTTCGAAAGATGTCTTTGATCACCACGATGGCTTCTTGAACCACGTAATTGACTTTGGTctgaatcaaatccaagagCGTCGAAACGCAACGTTCTGCCGATTGCTCCACTTTGATGGCGCAACGCCCAATAGCTCGAACCGACTTGCGCACAAAATCCACGTCCACTTCGGTGGCGTACCTAAAACGAATTAGAATGAACATTTTACAAGTTCAGTCAGTGGCCAGGATTAAGTTGGGATATACGCAAGATCTTACTCTTTCAATTCAGAGAGCACTTGAGCGATGTTATTCTGCGAGGCTAGCCGGATCATGATGTCCAACTTTTCTAGTTTGACGTAGATGGGATCGTTGTATTTAACAAAGAACACTTTCATCTCGTGCTTGAGGATGTCCGGTCGCTTCTGGATGATCAGGTTGATGTTCCTCAGCGCGACATATTGAACCTGAAGCGAAGGATGGTTGAAACTCGAATTCTACCCACTTCCGGAGCAATTGCCAGCGCTACAAACTCACTTCAGGCTCGGACGAGAGCAACGTGACCAAAGGCGGGGCCAATTTCTTGCTCAAACTGACCACAAACTCGGCGTCCTGGCCCATCATCTCCATGTACTTCATGAGCACCTTCACGGCAGAGAGCACCACGGCGGCATTGGCGTGCGCCAAACGGGGCGTGATCCGCTCGCAAATGGATTGAGCTTCGCGCTCATCTTTGGGCGTGTAGTTGGACAGTGAATCCAAGATGAAGACCTAATGGCAACGAGACGCCTCTGAACATTGTTCTCCCTATCAAATAAGTCGATGAACAGTGCGCCACCCTTACCTGGCCCCATTCGGTACATTCGTTCAAGGCTGTCAAAAGCTTGTTGATGGTGGGTGCATTCATCTCAATGAGCGGGCGACCCGTGGCCGAAGCTTCATTGATTTCGGAGAGCGCGGCCACGGCATTGGCCACCACCATGGGATTGGAATCGCTCAGAAGATCTTTGAGCGAGTCCAAAAAGCCTTGTTCCTCCACCAAAGCTGCATTGATATCGTGTAATTTAGCCACGGAGACGGCGGCCGTTTTCCGGACGTAGGGGTCGTCATCCTTGAGGCATTTGCGCAAAGGCTCACACAAGTATTCGG contains the following coding sequences:
- the LOC131889343 gene encoding AP-1 complex subunit beta-1-like isoform X2, translating into MTDSKYFTTTKKGEIFELKSELNSDKKEKKREAVKKVIASMTVGKDVSALFPDVANCMQTDNLELKKLVYLYLMNYAKSQPDMAIMAVNTFVKDCEDPNPLIRALAVRTMGCIRVDKITEYLCEPLRKCLKDDDPYVRKTAAVSVAKLHDINAALVEEQGFLDSLKDLLSDSNPMVVANAVAALSEINEASATGRPLIEMNAPTINKLLTALNECTEWGQVFILDSLSNYTPKDEREAQSICERITPRLAHANAAVVLSAVKVLMKYMEMMGQDAEFVVSLSKKLAPPLVTLLSSEPEVQYVALRNINLIIQKRPDILKHEMKVFFVKYNDPIYVKLEKLDIMIRLASQNNIAQVLSELKEYATEVDVDFVRKSVRAIGRCAIKVEQSAERCVSTLLDLIQTKVNYVVQEAIVVIKDIFRKYPNKYESIIATLCENLDTLDEPEARASMIWIIGEYAERIDNADELLESFLDSFQDENTQVQLQLLTAIVKLFLKRPTDTQELVQQVLSLATQDSDNPDLRDRGFIYWRLLSTDPAAAKEVVLAEKPLISEETDLIEPTLLDELICHIASLASVYHKPPTAFVEGTGGLKRALPSRSGEEDASVMATGGASASVIPEPGSLIGDLLSMDIGGGGSTAGAGGTGNVDILGGGLDILGGTAPSAPSTNSLLGDIFGLSGTSSTTFHIPPKQVWLPAPKGKGMEISGTFSRKNGQIHMVLTFSNKAMQPMNQFAVQLNKNSFGLIPAQALNVPNIPPNQSLDISLPLNTNGPVQKMEPLTNLQVAIKNNIDVFYFACVMPIHVFFTEDGNMEKKVFLATWKDIPSANEVQFTLENIECNADGVSTKMNQNNVFTVAKRHLEGQDMVYQSMKFTNDVWALAELKIQPGNPSVTLAIKSRALDVCHSIFAIYDTILHN